The Drosophila biarmipes strain raj3 chromosome 2L, RU_DBia_V1.1, whole genome shotgun sequence genome has a window encoding:
- the LOC108033935 gene encoding nucleolar protein 58 — protein MFVLYETPAGYAIFKLLDEKKLEQVDNLYLEFETPEKANKLLKLKHFEKFNDTTEALAAATAAVEGKVAKPLKKTLKKLLVDDVQSSLLVADAKLGTAIKDKLSVQCVYNTGVQELMRCIRQQADSLLGGLPKREMTAMALGLAHSLSRYKLKFSPDKIDTMIVQAQCLLDDLDKELNNYMMRAREWYGWHFPELGKIITDNIAFVKTIKLVGTRDNMAASDLSDILPEDVEEKVKEAAEISMGTEISEEDVLNIQCLCDEIISINDYRVHLYDYLKARMMAMAPNLTVLVGDTVGARLIAHAGSLINLAKHPSSTVQILGAEKALFRALKTKKDTPKYGLIYHAQLVGQASQKNKGKMSRSLAAKASLATRVDAFGEEATFELGAAHKVKLESRLRLLEEGNLRKLSGTGKAKAKFEKYQAKSEVFTYQPEADNTLNVKKRKHSEAEQTPVKKEEEQEAAEEEVKSEKKKKKKKKQKDEEAAEEAAEPEPEEVPTPAKKKKKSKHQE, from the exons ATGTTTGTGCTCTACGAAACGCCGGCGGGCTACGCGATTTTCAAGCTGCTCGACGAGAAGAAGCTGGAGCAGGTGGACAATCTGTACCTGGAGTTCGAGACTCCGGAGAAGGCCAACAAGCTGCTGAAGCTGAAACACTTTGAGAAATTCAATGACACCACAGAGGCGCTGGCCGCTGCAACGGCGGCGGTGGAGGGCAAGGTGGCCAAGCCGCTGAAGAAGACCCTCAAGAAGCTGCTCGTCGACGACGTGCAGTCGTCTCTACTGGTGGCCGATGCCAAGCTGGGCACCGCCATCAAGGACAAGCTGTCGGTGCAGTGTGTCTACAACACCGGCGTGCAGGAGCTGATGCGCTGCATTCGCCAGCAGGCGGACAGTCTGCTTGGCGGCCTGCCCAAGCGGGAGATGACTGCCATGGCCCTGGGTCTTGCCCACTCCCTGTCGCGCTACAAGCTAAAGTTCTCTCCCGACAAGATCGACACCATGATTGTGCAGGCCCAGTGCCTGTTGGACGACCTGGACAAGGAGCTGAACAACTACATGATGCGCGCCCGTGAGTGGTACGGCTGGCACTTCCCCGAGCTGGGCAAGATCATCACCGACAACATTGCCTTCGTGAAGACCATCAAGTTGGTGGGCACCAGGGACAACATGGCGGCGAGCGATCTGTCTGACATTCTGCCCGAAGATGTGGAAGAGAAGGTCAAGGAGGCGGCCGAAATCTCGATGGGCACAGAAATCTCCGAGGAGGATGTCCTGAACATCCAGTGCTTGTGCGACGAGATCATTTCGATCAACGATTACCGCGTCCACTTGTACGACTACTTGAAGGCCAGAATGATGGCAATGGCTCCAAATTTGACCGTACTCGTGGGCGATACAGTGGGCGCTCGGTTGATTGCCCATGCGGGTTCGCTGATCAACCTGGCCAAGCATCCCTCGTCCACCGTTCAAATCCTGGGCGCCGAAAAGGCTCTCTTCCGTGCGCTGAAGACCAAGaaggacacgccaaagtacgGTTTGATCTATCACGCTCAGTTGGTCGGACAGGCAAGCCAGAAGAACAAAGGCAAGATGTCGCGTTCGTTGGCCGCCAAGGCGTCGCTTGCCACGCGAGTGGATGCCTTCGGCGAGGAGGCCACCTTCGAGCTGGGTGCGGCGCACAAGGTGAAGCTGGAGTCGCGACTGCGGCTGCTGGAGGAGGGTAACCTGCGCAAACTCTCTGGCACCGGCAAGGCCAAGGCCAAGTTCGAGAAGTACCAGGCCAAGAG TGAGGTGTTCACCTACCAACCAGAGGCCGACAACACCTTGAATGTGAAGAAGCGTAAGCACTCCGAGGCGGAGCAGACGCCTGttaagaaggaggaggagcaggaggctGCCGAGGAGGAGGTCAAGTCcgagaagaagaagaaaaagaagaagaagcagaaggACGAGGAGGCCGCTGAGGAGGCGGCTGAGCCCGAGCCCGAGGAGGTGCCCACGCCAgccaagaaaaagaaaaagtcaAAGCACCAGGAGTAG
- the LOC108033890 gene encoding wee1-like protein kinase translates to MAFRQSEHEMSVTSLDSSVELRSRSPSPQLFNPRKLRFADDDFDKDAPEGASPQHPLHQHQRQKLSSPEEHHLGNKDDVGDGDVSMSPPCQKVRALRLFSTPATPKTILQKSTTQCSNHLSAAAAAVNATRRSEELFRERPRSLPLHNRKLPAQDTANVNPFTPDSLLAHNKKRCRTQFGRENLNLNVNAMQKYLLSDACDEDATEEAGDSLREIHQQAPKRLALHDTNISRFKREFMQVSVIGVGEFGVVFQCVNRLDGCIYAIKKSKKPVAGSSFEKRALNEVWAHAVLGKHDNVVRYYSAWAEDDHMLIQNEFCDGGSLHARIQDHFLGEAELKIVLMHVIEGLRYIHSNDLVHMDLKPENIFSTMNPNAHKLSEEQPQQTKDDDGMDSVYEELRHSENLVTYKIGDLGHVTSVKEPHVEEGDCRYLSKEILQEDYSNLFKADIFSLGITLFEVAGGGPLPKNGPEWHNLRNGMVPVLPSLSRDFNELIAQMMHPNPDKRPTSQSIFNHPILSAVDSKSKLQLGLELTVEKRKNEILMNKLREAKKQIKLLEQRVNLLAVTNNPDSLDGQRCLRSFTRRMRTPFSSHGKFDGLSDRNKNIITNI, encoded by the exons ATGGCATTCCGCCAGTCGGAGCATGAGATGAGCGTCACCTCGCTCGATTCGAGCGTCGAGCTGCGATCGCGATCCCCGTCGCCGCAGCTCTTCAATCCGCGCAAGCTTCGCTTCGCCGACGACGACTTTGACAAGGACGCGCCCGAAGGAGCGAGTCCGCAGCATCCCCTCCATCAGCATCAGCGACAGAAGCTATCCTCCCCCGAGGAGCATCATTTGGGCAACAAGGACGACGTCGGCGACGGGGACGTGTCCATGTCGCCTCCGTGTCAGAAGGTGCGAGCGCTGCGCCTGTTCAGCACACCGGCCACCCCGAAGACCATCCTGCAGAAGTCGACGACGCAGTGCAGCAACCATCTgtcggcggcagcagcggcagtcAACGCCACCCGGCGCAGCGAGGAGCTCTTCCGCGAGCGTCCGCGATCCCTGCCCCTGCACAACCGCAAACTGCCCGCCCAGGACACGGCGAACGTTAATCCCTTCACGCCCGACA GCCTCCTGGCACATAATAAGAAGCGTTGTCGCACGCAATTCGGTCGCGAAAACCTCAACCTGAATGTGAATGCTATGCAAAAGTATTTGCTCAGCGATGCCTGCGACGAGGACGCGACGGAGGAGGCGGGCGACTCATTGCGCGAGATCCACCAGCAGGCTCCCAAGCGGCTGGCCCTGCATGACACGAATATCAGTCGCTTCAAGCGTGAGTTCATGCAGGTCAGCGTGATCGGCGTGGGCGAGTTCGGTGTGGTGTTCCAGTGCGTCAATCGACTGGATGGCTGCATCTATGCGATCAAGAAGAGTAAGAAGCCGGTGGCAGGCAGCTCTTTTGA AAAGAGAGCGCTGAACGAGGTGTGGGCCCATGCTGTTCTGGGCAAGCACGATAACGTGGTTAGATACTACTCCGCCTGGGCGGAGGACGATCATATGCTGATACAAAACGAGTTCTGCGACGGGGGCAGTTTGCATGCGCGGATCCAGGATCATTTCTTAGGCGAGGCCGAGCTGAAGATTGTGCTCATGCATGTGATCGAGGGCCTGCGCTACATCCATTCCAATGACCTGGTGCACATGGACCTAAAGCCGGAGAATATATTCTCCACCATGAATCCGAATGCACACAAGCTGTCCGaggagcagccgcagcagaCCAAAGACGACGACGGCATGGACAGCGTCTACGAGGAATTGCGCCACTCGGAGAACCTGGTAACGTACAAGATCGGCGACCTGGGCCATGTGACGTCCGTTAAAGAACCCCATGTGGAGGAGGGTGACTGCCGCTATCTGTCCAAGGAGATCCTGCAGGAGGACTATTCGAATCTCTTCAAGGCCGACATTTTCTCGCTGGGCATCACGCTGTTCGAGGTGGCGGGCGGTGGTCCGCTTCCCAAAAATGGACCCGAGTGGCACAATCTGCGAAATGGCATGGTTCCGGTCCTGCCAAGTCTCAGCAGAGACTTCAACGAACTGATAGCGCAGATGATGCACCCAAATCCCGATAAGAGGCCCACATCGCAGTCCATATTCAACCATCC AATTCTGAGTGCCGTCGACTCTAAGAGCAAGCTGCAGCTCGGCCTGGAGCTGACCGTCGAGAAGCGCAAGAACGAGATTCTAATGAACAAGCTAAGAGAGGccaaaaagcaaattaaaCTACTCGAGCAAAGAG TCAACCTCCTGGCGGTGACCAACAATCCGGATAGCCTGGATGGGCAGCGATGCCTTCGTTCCTTCACGCGTCGCATGCGCACGCCGTTCTCCAGCCACGGCAAGTTCGATGGCTTATCCGATCGCAACAAGAACATTATCACCAATATCTGA
- the LOC108033936 gene encoding probable splicing factor, arginine/serine-rich 6: protein MSRHPSDRKVYVGDLGNNARKNDLEYVFGAYGSLRSVWIARNPPGFAFVEFESARDAADAVRGLDGRTVCGRRARVELSTGKYARSGGGGGGGGGGGGGGGLGGRDRGGGGGGGRGDDKCYECGGRGHFARHCRERKARQRRRSTSFSRSRSTSRRRRTRSKSGTRSRSRSAGSVGRRSGRSNGRDENGSASRYSDHERNGSGAVDSSPPPKRRYDDEDEERARASPRSRSRSRSASPAVRRGSPPRRRGDSSASRSVSRD from the exons ATGTCGCGCCATCCGAGCGATAGGAAAGTGTACGTGGGCGATCTGGGCAACAATGCTCGCAAGAACGACCTGGAATATGTCTTCGGGGCGTACGGCAGTCTGCGCAGCGTCTGGATTGCCCGCAACCCGCCAGGCTTTGCCTTCGTTGAGTTCGAGAGTGCCCGCGATGCGGCGGATGCTGTGCGAGGCCTGGACGGACGGACGGTCTGCGGACGCCGTGCACGGGTGGAGTTGTCCACCGGCAAGTACGCCAGATCAgggggcggtggtggtggaggaggaggcggtggcggcggaggaggactCGGTGGACGCGATCgcggtggtggcggcggcggcggtcgTGGCGACGATAAGTGCTACGAGTGCGGCGGACGCGGCCATTTCGCACGCCACTGCCGCGAAAGGAAAGCCAGGCAGCGACGCAG AAGCACCTCGTTCAGCAGATCTCGCAGCACATCCCGTCGCAGGCGTACTCGCTCCAAGTCAGGCACCCGGTCCCGCAGTCGCTCCGCCGGCTCCGTGGGACGTCGCTCTGGCCGCTCAAACGGTAGGGACGAGAACGGATCGGCGTCGCGGTACAGCGACCATGAGCGCAATGGCAGCGGAGCGGTAGACTCTTCGCCGCCGCCAAAGAGGCGTTATGATGATGAGGACGAGGAAAGGGCCAGAGCATCGCCGCGGTCACGTTCCCGATCTCGATCGGCGTCGCCGGCGGTGCGCCGTGGATCGCCGCCCAGGCGTCGCGGCGACTCGTCCGCCTCACGGTCCGTCTCCAGGGACTAG
- the LOC108033959 gene encoding DNA-directed RNA polymerase I subunit RPA43 yields the protein MAKILQKYVKFTAKELETYAKSPGSCVRCITTDMHLAMGPYGMASFKHALLELLTRTKVGFYDASLDGIVLAVKNIKVLGQTAGLRADDPTMHLVINADFYVFRPEVGAVLSGVVQHISKYQVTAIIYRVFNTAIRFTNREDVAMEQEIKFRIKNFDIGNVVPYIEGEILHENGNEAKSKSTTLASPESEEEEDVEEVKEEDPDEMLDALLEEIKKEPEFTPKKKSPKKRKNGENGDIAKAKKVKLEIKSEPI from the exons ATGGCCAAGATATTGCAGAAATACGTTAAGTTTACGGCCAAGGAGCTAGAGACGTACGCCAAAAGCCCGGGCTCATGTGTGCGATGCATCACCACGGACATGCACCTGGCCATGGGTCCATACGGTATGGCCAGCTTCAAGCACGCGCTGCTCGAGCTCCTCACCCGCACCAAGGTGGGATTCTACGATGCCAGCCTCGACGGGATTGTACTGGCCGTCAAGAACATCAAGGTGCTGGGCCAGACAGCCGGCCTTCGGGCGGACGACCCCACCATGCACCTGGTCATCAACGCGGACTTCTACGTCTTCCGTCCCGAAGTGGGCGCCGTACTGAGCGGCGTGGTGCAGCACATCTCGAAGTACCAGGTCACCGCCATCATCTACCGAGTCTTCAACACCGCCATCCGCTTCACCAACAGGGAGGACGTCGCCATGGAGCAGGAGATTAAGTTCCGGATAAAGAACTTCGATATCGGCAATGTAGTGCCATACATCGAGGGAGAAATATTGCATGAGAATGGCAACGAGGCAAAG AGTAAATCCACAACACTGGCCAGTCCAGAATCGGAGGAGGAAGAGGATGTGGAAGAGGTTAAGGAAGAGGACCCCGATGAGATGTTGGATGCCCTTTTAGAAGAAATAAAGAAGGAACCTGAGTTCACGCCAAAAAAGAAATCTCCAAAAAAACGGAAGAATGGAGAAAACGGTGACATCGCAAAAgcgaaaaaagtaaaactagAAATAAAAAGCGAGCCAATATAG
- the LOC108033775 gene encoding heterogeneous nuclear ribonucleoprotein 27C: protein MEEDERGKLFVGGLSWETTQENLSRYFCRFGDIIDCVVMKNNESGRSRGFGFVTFADPTNVNHVLQNGPHTLDGRTIDPKPCNPRTLQKPKKGGGYKVFLGGLPSNVTETDLRTFFGRYGKVTEVVIMYDQEKKKSRGFGFLSFEEESSVEHVTNERYINLNGKQVEIKKAEPRDGSGGQNSNNSTVGGAYGKLGNECSHWGPHHAPINMMQGQNGQMGGPPLNMPIGAPNMMPGYQGWGTSPQQQQYGYGNSGPGSYQGWGAPPGPQGPPPQWSNYAGPQQTQGYGGYDMYNSTSTGAPSGPSGGGSWNSWNMPPNSAGPTGAPGAGAGTATDMYSRAQTWAAGGPSTTGPVGGMPRTGPGNSASKSGSEYDYGGYGSGYDYDYSNYVKQEGASNYGAGPRSAYGNDSSTQPPYATSQAV, encoded by the exons ATGGAAGAGGACGAGAGGGGCAAACTGTTTGTGGGCGGCCTGTCATGGGAGACGACGCAGGAGAACCTGTCGCGCTACTTCTGCCGCTTCGGGGACATCATCGACTGCGTGGTGATGAAGAACAACGAGAGCGGCAGGTCGCGCGGCTTTGGCTTCGTAACCTTTGCCGATCCCACCAACGTCAACCACGTGCTGCAGAACGGACCGCACACGCTCGACGGCCGCACCATCGACCCCAAGCCGTGCAATCCGCGCACTCTGCAGAAACCGAAGAAGGGCGGCGGCTATAAGGTCTTCCTGGGCGGCCTGCCCTCGAACGTCACCGAGACCGATCTGCGCACCTTCTTTGGCCGCTACGGCAAGGTCACCGAGGTGGTCATTATGTACGACCAGGAGAAGAAGAAGTCTCGCGGCTTCGGTTTCCTCTCCTTCGAGGAGGAGTCCTCCGTCGAGCACGTGACCAACGAGCGGTACATCAATCTGAATGGCAAGCAG GTCGAGATCAAGAAGGCCGAGCCTCGTGACGGATCTGGCGGCCAAAACTCCAACAACAGCACGGTGGGTGGCGCCTATGGCAAGCTGGGCAACGAGTGCAGCCACTGGGGACCGCACCACGCTCCCATCAACATGATGCAGGGCCAGAATGGCCAGATGGGCGGACCACCACTGAATATGCCCATTGGCGCGCCGAACATGATGCCTGGCTACCAGGGCTGGGGAACgtcgccgcagcagcagcagtacgGCTACGGCAACAGCGGCCCGGGATCGTACCAGGGCTGGGGAGCTCCACCAGGACCCCAGGGACCGCCACCGCAGTGGTCGAACTACGCTGGACCACAGCAGACGCAGGGATACGGCGGCTATGACATGTACAACTCGACGTCGACCGGAGCTCCCTCGGGACCATCGGGCGGCGGCAGCTGGAACTCGTGGAACATGCCACCCAACTCTGCTGGACCCACTGGGGCACCAGGAGCCGGAGCTGGCACCGCCACGGACATGTACTCGCGTGCCCAGACCTGGGCGGCGGGCGGTCCCTCGACCACCGGACCCGTTGGAGGCATGCCTCGCACCGGACCCGGAAACTCGGCCTCCAAGTCCGGCTCGGAGTATGACTACGGCGGCTATGGCTCGGGCTACGACTACGACTACAGCAACTACGTGAAGCAAGAGGGCGCCTCCAACTACGGAGCTGGGCCCCGGTCAGCGTATGGCAACGATAGCTCCACGCAGCCACCCTACGCAACCTCGCAGGCTGTCTAA
- the LOC108033914 gene encoding uncharacterized protein LOC108033914 isoform X1: MLEVVILFLLSSVTFFFAHLERPSTFWGSFYTACPILMGLLSAGLVYINK, translated from the exons atGTTGGAAGTCGTGATTCTTTTCCTTCTCAGTTCCGTGACATTTTTCTTTGCCCATTTGGAGAGGCCATCCACGTTTTGGGGAAGTTTTTATACAGCATGTCCAATTCTAATGGGACTACTATCCGCTGGATTGGTTTACATAAAT AAGTGA
- the LOC108033889 gene encoding 5'-3' exoribonuclease 2 homolog, whose product MGVPAFFRWLSRKYPSVIIECNENKQVDPDTGRNIYEDATQPNPNGIEFDNLYLDMNGIIHPCTHPEDKPAPKNEDEMMVAIFDCIDRLFGIVRPRKLLYMAIDGVAPRAKMNQQRSRRFRAAKETTEKRLEIERIREELLSRGCKLPPEKEKGEHFDSNCITPGTPFMDRLSKCLHYYVHDRLNNNPAWKGIKVILSDANVPGEGEHKIMDYIRKQRAQPDHDPNTQHVLCGADADLIMLGLATHEPNFTIIREEFLPNKPRPCDICNGFGHEMDKCVGLGATAPTGANFKPDVPIGAEVKFIFVRLSVLREYLKQTLEMPSLPFEYSFERALDDWVFMCFFVGNDFLPHLPSLEIREGAVDRLVELYKKCVYKTKGYLTDSGDVNLDRVQLIMTDLGNAEDQIFKSRQRREQQFKARDKARKRQERNQDHRSLDQSAFGASAVGPNSQQKSIGNYKEEAAALRNRKRTSDQADLDDEEEEEDNDEVRLWEDGFKDRYYESKFDVAPGNQQFRYAVALQYVRGLCWVLKYYYQGCASWNWYFPYHYAPFASDFVNIQGLSTMFEKGTKPFNPLEQLMGVFPAASSSHVPEPWAQLMSNPDSPIIDFYPEDFKIDLNGKKFAWQGVALLPFVDEKRLFKALVPYYDQLTGEEVKRNKRGDNYLYISNQSPHFKKVKKISEKSDENVCKAISFDGMRGTLGKTDLNTAISGILRSPISGLADIHENTTVTTTFQDPEYDDDYIFEAKRLENAVDPPQVLPNEQTGQKHRPVIGFNSHLSRAYVPDSGHRMLNAGIRNAQGGGGGGGYGQGGYNQGGGNQGQGYQNNSRNYNYNYNNNNYNQQQHQGGGYQGNYNNRQQYGHNQRYNQDNSNQQRNYNNYNGQRNNNYQQQGGNRQQNQNYRRF is encoded by the coding sequence ATGGGAGTTCCAGCATTCTTTCGCTGGCTGAGCCGGAAGTACCCGAGCGTCATCATCGAGTGCAACGAGAACAAGCAAGTGGACCCGGACACCGGGCGCAATATTTACGAGGACGCGACCCAGCCGAATCCGAATGGGATAGAGTTCGACAACCTCTACCTGGACATGAACGGCATCATTCATCCGTGTACGCATCCGGAGGACAAGCCGGCGCCGAAGAATGAGGACGAGATGATGGTGGCCATCTTCGATTGCATCGACCGCCTGTTCGGCATCGTGCGTCCCCGGAAGCTGCTCTACATGGCCATCGACGGGGTGGCTCCTCGTGCCAAGATGAACCAGCAGCGGTCGCGTCGTTTCCGGGCGGCCAAGGAGACCACCGAGAAGCGGCTGGAGATCGAGCGAATCCGCGAGGAGCTGCTAAGTCGCGGCTGCAAGTTGCCGCCCGAGAAGGAGAAGGGCGAGCACTTCGACTCCAACTGCATCACGCCGGGCACCCCTTTCATGGACCGGCTGAGCAAGTGCCTGCACTACTACGTCCACGATCGGCTGAACAACAACCCGGCCTGGAAGGGCATCAAGGTGATACTCTCGGACGCCAATGTGCCCGGCGAGGGAGAGCACAAGATCATGGACTATATCCGCAAGCAGCGTGCCCAGCCGGATCATGATCCCAACACGCAGCACGTCCTGTGCGGAGCCGATGCCGATCTCATCATGTTGGGACTGGCCACCCACGAACCCAACTTTACCATCATTCGGGAGGAGTTCTTGCCAAACAAGCCGCGTCCTTGCGACATCTGCAACGGGTTTGGCCACGAGATGGACAAGTGCGTGGGCCTGGGAGCCACGGCGCCGACTGGCGCCAACTTCAAGCCCGATGTCCCCATCGGTGCCGAGGTGAAGTTCATCTTTGTGCGACTGAGCGTGCTGCGGGAGTACCTGAAGCAGACGCTCGAGATGCCGAGCCTCCCCTTTGAGTACAGCTTTGAACGCGCCCTGGACGATTGGGTGTTCATGTGCTTCTTCGTGGGCAACGATTTTCTGCCCCATCTTCCCAGCCTTGAGATCCGAGAGGGTGCAGTTGATCGGCTCGTGGAGCTGTACAAGAAATGCGTCTACAAGACCAAGGGCTATCTCACCGACTCGGGGGATGTTAACCTGGACAGGGTGCAATTGATAATGACCGATTTGGGCAATGCCGAGGACCAGATCTTTAAGAGCCGCCAGCGCCGCGAGCAACAATTCAAGGCCAGGGACAAGGCGCGCAAGAGGCAGGAAAGGAATCAGGACCACAGGTCCCTGGATCAGTCGGCGTTCGGGGCCAGCGCTGTGGGACCAAATAGCCAGCAGAAGAGCATTGGCAATTACAAGGAGGAAGCTGCTGCCCTGCGGAACAGAAAGCGGACAAGTGACCAGGCCGATTTGGATGACgaagaagaggaggaggacaaCGACGAGGTGCGGTTGTGGGAGGATGGGTTCAAGGACCGCTACTACGAGTCCAAGTTCGATGTGGCGCCGGGAAACCAGCAGTTCCGCTACGCCGTAGCCCTGCAGTACGTGCGGGGGTTGTGCTGGGTGCTGAAGTACTACTACCAGGGCTGTGCCTCCTGGAACTGGTACTTCCCATACCACTATGCCCCGTTCGCATCGGATTTCGTTAACATCCAGGGCCTGTCCACAATGTTTGAAAAGGGTACGAAGCCTTTCAATCCTCTGGAGCAACTGATGGGCGTCTTTCCGGCAGCCAGTAGCTCACACGTGCCCGAGCCCTGGGCACAGCTCATGTCCAACCCGGATTCGCCGATCATTGACTTCTACCCCGAGGACTTCAAGATCGATCTGAATGGAAAGAAGTTCGCCTGGCAGGGAGTGGCCCTGCTGCCCTTCGTAGATGAGAAGCGGCTTTTCAAGGCCTTGGTTCCCTACTACGATCAACTGACGGGAGAGGAGGTGAAGCGCAACAAGCGGGGCGACAACTACCTGTACATCAGCAACCAGAGTCCGCACTTCAAGAAGGTCAAGAAAATAAGCGAGAAATCCGATGAGAATGTGTGCAAAGCCATCTCCTTTGACGGAATGCGTGGGACTTTGGGGAAAACCGATCTGAACACTGCCATCAGCGGCATTCTGAGGTCGCCGATCTCCGGGCTGGCGGACATCCATGAAAATACGACGGTGACAACCACCTTCCAGGATCCGGAGTACGATGATGATTACATTTTCGAGGCTAAGCGTCTTGAGAATGCCGTGGACCCGCCACAAGTACTGCCCAACGAACAGACGGGTCAGAAGCATCGTCCCGTCATCGGTTTCAACAGCCATTTGTCCAGGGCCTACGTTCCGGACAGTGGTCACCGCATGCTGAATGCAGGAATTAGAAACGCTCAgggtggcggcggtggaggtGGTTACGGCCAAGGTGGCTACAACCAGGGCGGCGGAAACCAGGGGCAGGGCTATCAAAACAATAGCCGCAACTATaactacaactacaacaacaacaactacaaccagcagcagcatcagggTGGTGGCTATCAGGGCAACTACAACAACCGGCAGCAATATGGCCACAACCAGAGATACAACCAGGATAACTCCAATCAGCAGCGCAACTACAACAACTACAATGGCCAAAGGAATAACAACTACCAGCAGCAGGGCGGCAACAGGCAACAGAACCAGAACTATAGGAGATTTTAA
- the LOC108033914 gene encoding uncharacterized protein LOC108033914 isoform X2, whose protein sequence is MLEVVILFLLSSVTFFFAHLERPSTFWGSFYTACPILMGLLSAGLVYIN, encoded by the exons atGTTGGAAGTCGTGATTCTTTTCCTTCTCAGTTCCGTGACATTTTTCTTTGCCCATTTGGAGAGGCCATCCACGTTTTGGGGAAGTTTTTATACAGCATGTCCAATTCTAATGGGACTACTATCCGCTGGATTGGTTTACATAAAT TGA